From the genome of Phyllostomus discolor isolate MPI-MPIP mPhyDis1 chromosome 12, mPhyDis1.pri.v3, whole genome shotgun sequence, one region includes:
- the NTN5 gene encoding netrin-5: MPVTFTLLLLLSQATSDPCYHPGGRPRFCLPPVTQLAGTAVSCPQSCASPAVAEVSPRAACNGSLTLALGGAFLLTSVSLRFCPSGPPALVLSASWATGGPWRSLWRRPAWPGALGGPEKVTFRAPWGTKASVVASHLRVEFGGRAGLAAAGVRGRCQCHGHAARCAAQAQPPRCRCRHHTTGPGCESCRPSHRDWPWRPATPRHPHPCLPCSCNQHARRCRFNSELFRLSGGRSGGICERCRHHTAGRHCHYCQPGFWRDPGQPITSRKACRACQCHPIGATGGTCNQTSGQCSCKVGVTGLTCNRCGPGYQQSRSPRMPCQRIPEATTTLVTTSSVYSSDPQCHNYCNISDTRVHMSLRRYCQQDYVLHALVLASEGVDPAWQRLALHVLTVYKQRARLVHRGGQEAWVPSADLACGCLRLQPGTEYLLLGSAAGGPDAARLVLDSHGLALPWRPRWARPLRRLQQEERAGGCRGLQPATLSPGPSTGAPAERPQETTNALGRDHEKSLLP, translated from the exons ATGCCCGTGACCTTCACCCTCTTGCTCCTCCTGAGCCAGGCCACCTCGGACCCGTGCTACCATCCAGGGGGCCGCCCCCGCTTCTGCCTCCCGCCGGTGACCCAGCTGGCTGGCACGGCAGTCTCCTGTCCCCAGTCCTGTGCCTCCCCTGCAGTGGCTGAGGTCAGCCCCAGGGCCGCCTGCAACGGCAGCCTGACCCTGGCCCTGGGGGGCGCCTTCCTCCTGACATCCGTGAGCCTGCGCTTCTGCCCCTCAGGCCCCCCGGCCCTGGTCCTGTCGGCCTCCTGGGCCACGGGAGGTCCCTGGAGGTCGCTGTGGCGCAGacctgcctggcctggggccttaGGGGGCCCCGAAAAGGTGACCTTCCGTGCCCCATGGGGCACCAAGGCCAGTGTGGTGGCCAGTCACCTGCGAGTGGAGTTCgggggccgggcagggctggCGGCAGCCGGAGTGAGAGGACGCTGCCAGTGCCACGGCCACGCTGCCCGCTGCgcggcccaggcccagcccccccgctgccgctgccgccaccACACCACAGGCCCCGGCTGCGAGAGCTGCCGCCCGTCCCACCGAGACTGGCCCTGGCGGCCTGCCACACCCCGGCACCCCCACCCTTGCCTGC CCTGTTCCTGCAACCAGCACGCCCGCCGCTGCAGGTTCAACTCGGAGCTGTTCAGGCTGTCGGGAGGCCGGAGTGGGGGCATCTGTGAGCGCTGCCGCCACCACACAGCCGGGCGGCACTGCCACTACTGCCAGCCGGGGTTCTGGAGGGACCCCGGCCAGCCCATCACCAGCCGGAAGGCCTGCAGGG CCTGCCAGTGCCACCCTATCGGGGCGACAGGCGGCACCTGCAACCAGACCAGCGGGCAATGCTCCTGCAAGGTAGGGGTCACCGGCCTGACATGCAACCGCTGCGGTCCTGGCTACCAGCAGAGCCGCTCCCCCAGGATGCCCTGCCAGC GAATCCCAGAGGCAACGACCACACTTGTCACGACCTCTAGCGTTTACAGCTCCG ACCCTCAGTGTCACAACTACTGCAATATCTCGGACACCAGGGTACACATGAGCCTTCGGAGGTACTGCCAACAGGACTACg TTCTCCACGCGCTGGTGCTGGCGTCTGAGGGGGTAGACCCGGCATGGCAGCGGCTGGCCTTGCACGTGCTGACCGTGTACAAGCAGCGAGCGCGGCTGGTGCACCGCGGTGGCCAGGAAGCCTGGGTGCCCAGCGCCGACCTGGCCTGCGGTTGCCTACGCCTGCAGCCCGGCACTGAATACCTGTTGCTGGGCAGTGCGGCAGGCGGCCCTGACGCCGCACGCCTGGTCCTCGACAGCCACGGCCTCGCACTTCCCTGGAGGCCGCGCTGGGCCAGACCCCTGCGGCGGCTGCAGCAGGAGGAACGGGCTGGGGGATGCCGCGGCCTGCAGCCTGCAACCCTGAGCCCCGGGCCGAGCACCGGAGCCCCAGCGGAGCGGCCTCAAGAGACAACCAATGCTCTTGGAAGAGACCACGAGAAGAGCCTTTTACCTTGA